In the Geitlerinema sp. PCC 9228 genome, one interval contains:
- a CDS encoding folate-binding protein YgfZ produces the protein MTTTTLQQIQKDLGATFDRDTQSIPVSFGNDAEALAAARNQVAICDRSHWGLLRLSGEEQLRFLHNQSTNDFNNLQPGQSQDTVFTNSTARTIDLATAYATEDAILLLVSPNRRETMMKWLDRYIFPFDKVELEDISDTHSIFSLIGPQSDTVWEKLGVSVDLPANSHQMVDLQQMQVRVATGNGLAMPGYTLIVNREEAATVWQLLTETAGVPPMGDACWEKLRILQGRPAAEAELTEDYNPLEAALWHNISFEKGCYIGQETIARLNTYKGVKTQLWGVRLPSFVEPGTPVMLDGKQVGTLTSCTETPEGVFGLAYIRTKAGGLGLQVSIGKVEADVVDLNFASRGYLAAQT, from the coding sequence ATGACAACCACTACATTACAACAGATACAAAAAGACCTAGGTGCCACCTTTGATAGGGATACCCAGTCCATACCGGTGAGTTTTGGCAACGATGCCGAAGCGTTGGCGGCTGCCAGGAACCAAGTCGCTATATGCGATCGCTCTCACTGGGGATTGCTGCGGCTATCCGGCGAAGAACAGTTGCGGTTTTTACACAACCAAAGTACCAACGACTTTAACAATCTCCAGCCAGGACAAAGCCAAGATACCGTATTTACCAATTCTACGGCACGGACTATCGATCTGGCTACTGCCTATGCCACCGAAGATGCCATTTTGCTGCTGGTTTCTCCCAATCGACGGGAAACTATGATGAAATGGTTGGACCGCTATATCTTTCCTTTTGATAAGGTAGAACTAGAAGATATTAGCGATACCCACAGCATTTTTAGTTTAATTGGACCCCAAAGCGATACCGTTTGGGAAAAATTGGGAGTTTCGGTTGACTTACCTGCCAACAGCCACCAAATGGTTGATTTGCAACAAATGCAAGTACGGGTTGCCACCGGCAATGGATTGGCAATGCCAGGATATACACTAATAGTCAACCGCGAGGAAGCCGCCACCGTCTGGCAACTGCTAACAGAAACCGCCGGCGTTCCCCCTATGGGAGATGCTTGTTGGGAGAAACTACGAATTTTGCAGGGAAGACCGGCAGCAGAAGCAGAATTAACCGAAGATTACAATCCTCTAGAAGCCGCTTTGTGGCATAATATTTCTTTTGAAAAAGGTTGCTACATCGGTCAGGAAACCATTGCCAGGTTGAATACCTACAAAGGCGTGAAAACCCAACTTTGGGGAGTTCGCCTGCCAAGTTTCGTGGAACCGGGAACGCCAGTGATGCTAGACGGCAAACAGGTGGGAACCCTAACCAGCTGTACGGAAACGCCAGAAGGGGTGTTTGGTTTGGCGTATATTCGTACCAAGGCTGGCGGTCTCGGGTTGCAGGTATCCATCGGCAAGGTGGAAGCCGACGTGGTGGATCTCAATTTCGCTTCCCGGGGATATTTGGCAGCACAAACCTAA
- a CDS encoding GNAT family N-acetyltransferase: protein MSLTWKADVVIRPWEPGDRDICAKIIEEVLTEYGLAWEPETSDRDVVEVEKYYWETGGEFWVVEKQGTVVGTGGYYPVFRGENQASQLSSTQVEIRKMYLLPSVRGSGMGKFLLQQLEAAIAARGFEAIWVETASVLTEAVKLYEKYGYQPATDVETPRCDRVYVKFLDSLYSKYRQS, encoded by the coding sequence ATGTCGTTGACCTGGAAAGCGGATGTGGTAATTCGACCTTGGGAACCTGGCGATCGCGATATTTGTGCGAAGATTATTGAGGAAGTGTTAACGGAGTACGGTTTGGCTTGGGAACCGGAAACCAGCGATCGCGATGTGGTAGAGGTGGAAAAATATTATTGGGAAACTGGCGGCGAGTTTTGGGTGGTGGAAAAACAGGGAACTGTGGTGGGAACTGGCGGCTACTATCCCGTCTTTCGTGGAGAAAATCAAGCGTCTCAACTATCCTCAACCCAAGTGGAGATTCGGAAAATGTATTTGCTGCCGTCGGTTCGCGGCAGTGGGATGGGCAAATTTTTGCTACAACAATTAGAAGCTGCGATCGCAGCTAGAGGATTTGAAGCCATCTGGGTGGAGACAGCCAGCGTTCTCACCGAAGCGGTCAAGCTGTACGAAAAATATGGCTACCAACCAGCTACCGATGTAGAAACCCCTCGCTGCGATCGCGTTTACGTCAAGTTCCTTGATTCCCTATATTCAAAATATAGACAATCGTAA